A window of the Teredinibacter franksiae genome harbors these coding sequences:
- the glgC gene encoding glucose-1-phosphate adenylyltransferase — MLDPNSRYVSRLTRDTMALILAGGRGSRLHELTDWRAKPALHFGGKFRIIDFPLSNCVNSGIRKIGVLTQYKAHSLIRHLVRGWSHFKKELGEYVEILPASQRYSPNWYQGTADAIYQNLDIIIEEAPKYVIVLSGDHVYQMDYGSMLAYHVDKGADLTVSCIEVPLDEAAGAFGVMTVNNDNRIVQFDEKPNNPTELEDLPGMTLASMGNYIFNTEFLCEQLRKDAEDPDSEHDFGKNIIPSIIDSCNVRAYRFRDHDTDEASYWRDVGTLDSFWEANMELVSPSPQLNLYNHDWPIWTYQTHLPPAKFVFDDDDRRGYAVDSMVSGGCVISGGRVQKSLLFSDVHVHSFTSIEESVLLPEVEVHRHAKIRRAIIDTGCVIPEGMVIGHDHEHDAARGFRVTKKGVVLVTREMLSQKLAVR, encoded by the coding sequence ATGTTAGATCCGAACTCTCGTTATGTGAGCCGTTTGACTAGAGACACCATGGCTTTAATATTGGCTGGTGGTCGTGGTAGTCGATTACATGAATTAACGGACTGGCGGGCTAAACCAGCGCTGCACTTTGGCGGAAAGTTTCGTATTATCGACTTTCCCCTGTCGAATTGCGTAAATTCGGGTATCCGAAAAATTGGTGTGCTTACACAGTACAAGGCGCATTCACTTATTCGACATTTGGTGCGTGGGTGGAGCCACTTTAAAAAAGAACTGGGTGAATATGTTGAAATTTTGCCAGCATCTCAGCGCTATTCACCTAACTGGTACCAGGGTACTGCAGACGCAATTTACCAAAATTTAGATATTATTATAGAGGAAGCACCGAAGTACGTTATCGTACTTTCTGGCGACCATGTATATCAAATGGATTACGGTTCAATGCTGGCGTATCACGTCGATAAAGGAGCGGACCTCACCGTATCTTGCATCGAAGTGCCCCTGGATGAGGCTGCGGGTGCCTTTGGTGTTATGACTGTCAATAATGACAACCGAATTGTCCAGTTTGATGAAAAGCCGAATAATCCCACCGAGCTTGAAGATTTACCCGGTATGACTTTGGCATCTATGGGTAACTACATTTTTAATACTGAGTTTTTGTGTGAACAGCTAAGAAAAGACGCGGAAGACCCAGACTCTGAGCATGACTTTGGCAAGAATATTATTCCGTCTATTATAGATAGCTGTAATGTGCGTGCGTACCGATTCCGTGACCACGATACCGATGAAGCGTCTTACTGGCGAGATGTAGGTACATTAGATTCTTTCTGGGAGGCCAATATGGAGTTGGTTTCTCCATCGCCACAGCTGAATTTGTACAACCATGATTGGCCAATATGGACCTACCAAACACACTTACCCCCTGCGAAATTTGTCTTCGATGACGATGATCGTCGTGGCTATGCCGTTGATTCTATGGTTTCTGGTGGTTGCGTGATCTCCGGTGGGCGGGTTCAAAAGTCGTTGTTGTTTTCTGATGTGCATGTCCACTCTTTTACAAGTATCGAAGAGTCGGTATTGTTACCTGAGGTGGAAGTTCATCGTCACGCAAAAATAAGGCGTGCAATTATTGATACTGGCTGTGTCATTCCTGAGGGAATGGTTATTGGGCATGATCATGAGCATGATGCTGCGCGCGGCTTCCGGGTTACTAAAAAAGGTGTTGTATTGGTGACGCGTGAAATGCTGAGCCAAAAACTAGCCGTTCGATAA
- a CDS encoding glycogen synthase: MTDKKHILMVAAENDFLPGAKVGGVADVLRDLPPALVKQGQSVDVVVPSYGFLARLPGLRTVAEFDVHFAGFGQRVMLLKTEQSNGGAVNYIMHSPALAPKGETVYCNDSYGPFATDATKFAFFCACIAKALSEGIFPRPDVIHCHDWHSAFLLILLRFLPELEAFGNIRSVYTIHNLAMQGVRPFRDDDSSFESWYPSLHYNGQLICDLHNPHCVNPMRAAILLADKIHTVSATYADEILQTSDHANGIFGGEGLESDLCVRAQQGDLLGIINGSEYPKGARYAAPAKKKVLSLAQNALVLWASKQSHMSSAHFVAEKRLQHWALKKTRGFTLTSVGRVTDQKVRLLATFVAPGKTALEAMLDSLGDKGQFILLGSGEQHYEEFLLGVSGRHENLIFLNGYSHELSLNLYRYGDLFVMPSSFEPCGISQMLSMRAGQPCLANQVGGLKDTIKSNVTGFCFAGENAVAQAKALVEAFNQAKTLYETKPEQWKKIATAAADVRFTWEQSARQYVEQLYA, from the coding sequence ATGACAGATAAGAAACACATTTTGATGGTTGCTGCGGAGAATGACTTTCTTCCCGGTGCCAAAGTAGGGGGGGTGGCGGACGTGTTGCGCGATCTACCTCCCGCTCTGGTTAAGCAAGGGCAGAGCGTGGACGTTGTTGTTCCTTCTTATGGATTTCTAGCACGCTTACCGGGTTTGCGCACAGTGGCTGAGTTCGACGTCCATTTTGCGGGCTTTGGTCAGCGGGTAATGCTACTTAAAACTGAGCAGAGTAACGGTGGGGCGGTTAACTATATAATGCATAGTCCGGCGCTTGCACCTAAAGGTGAAACGGTATATTGCAACGATAGTTACGGGCCTTTTGCGACGGATGCAACTAAGTTTGCTTTCTTCTGTGCTTGTATTGCTAAAGCCTTGAGTGAGGGAATTTTTCCGCGCCCAGATGTGATTCACTGTCATGATTGGCACAGTGCTTTTTTATTAATACTACTTCGGTTTTTACCCGAGCTGGAAGCCTTCGGCAATATTCGCAGTGTATACACCATCCATAATTTGGCTATGCAAGGGGTTCGTCCGTTTCGAGATGACGATTCTTCCTTTGAGAGCTGGTATCCCAGCCTTCATTATAACGGCCAGCTAATCTGCGACCTTCATAATCCGCACTGTGTAAACCCGATGCGAGCGGCCATTCTATTAGCCGATAAGATTCATACTGTGTCGGCGACATATGCCGATGAAATATTGCAAACGTCGGATCACGCAAACGGAATATTTGGCGGCGAAGGTTTGGAAAGCGACCTGTGTGTACGAGCGCAGCAGGGCGATTTACTAGGCATTATAAATGGTAGCGAATACCCCAAAGGTGCTCGTTATGCTGCCCCGGCAAAAAAGAAAGTTTTGAGTTTGGCTCAGAATGCGTTGGTGCTATGGGCGAGTAAGCAGTCGCACATGTCGAGTGCGCATTTTGTAGCCGAAAAACGCCTTCAGCATTGGGCTTTGAAAAAAACACGGGGGTTTACACTTACCTCGGTGGGGAGAGTAACGGACCAAAAAGTAAGGCTGTTGGCTACTTTTGTTGCGCCGGGTAAAACAGCGTTGGAGGCAATGCTGGATAGCCTTGGCGATAAAGGGCAATTTATTTTACTTGGCAGTGGAGAGCAGCACTACGAAGAATTTTTACTCGGGGTGAGTGGTCGCCATGAAAATCTTATATTTCTTAATGGTTACTCTCACGAGCTGTCATTAAATCTGTATCGCTACGGGGATCTGTTTGTTATGCCCAGCTCCTTTGAACCTTGCGGCATTAGCCAAATGCTATCGATGCGCGCGGGGCAGCCTTGCCTGGCAAATCAGGTTGGAGGTTTAAAAGATACTATTAAGTCGAATGTAACAGGCTTTTGTTTTGCTGGAGAAAATGCCGTAGCTCAAGCCAAGGCACTGGTAGAAGCGTTTAATCAAGCGAAGACTTTATATGAAACCAAACCTGAACAGTGGAAAAAAATAGCCACTGCTGCTGCAGATGTACGCTTTACCTGGGAGCAAAGCGCCCGTCAATATGTGGAGCAACTCTACGCTTAA
- the glgX gene encoding glycogen debranching protein GlgX: MNNFTASKNFETRDGYAHTMGATCEASGVNFALFSAHATRVELCLFDEIGRVEVARIEMPVCTDQVWHVFVEGVGSGTLYGYRVYGAYDPNRGHRFNPAKLLLDPYARYIDGEFRWSSGVYGYDTESPAQDLEIDTRDNVAEVPKCVVVSDADMTLDDLPEPNTNRPEIPPNKTVIYETHVKGFTQLNLDVPAGDRGSFAGFCHPDVLKYIRDLGVTTIELLPIHGFIDESFIQNHGLSNYWGYNTLHFFSPHTGYTVSGHPREFKRMVSAIHEAGLEVVLDVVYNHTAEGNHLGPTLSFRGIDNVSYYCLQNQDQRLYVNDTGCGNTLNVRHPRVLQMVMDSLRYWADNMGVDGFRFDLATVLGRESYGFDPGGGFFDAVRQDPVLAKVKLIAEPWDIGPGGYQLGNYPSGWSEWNDRYRDTCRRFWKGDPGVLPEFARRIHGSSDLFEHSGRAPSSSINFMTSHDGFTLHDLVTYNDKHNEANKEHNRDGHHANFSANYGVEGETDDINVNATRQRQQRNIFATLIFSQGTPMLLAGDELSRTQGGNNNAYCQDNEINWLEWRDKEKNGDLHSFVRNVLALRKRLPLLTSTHYIHRPDEPESEIKSVVRWVSAAGEDMRETHWTEQNVHTLGWVLEQYPVICPIPEEGQSVKRLTGLKSRILLLFNAGKTDVEFCLPVGTPDLDGVEALYWHEELDTFEPDGIPKINRQAKGATVHLRAQSMQVLVAKFDN; the protein is encoded by the coding sequence ATGAATAACTTTACTGCTAGCAAAAACTTTGAGACAAGAGATGGATACGCCCACACTATGGGCGCTACCTGTGAAGCCAGCGGCGTGAATTTTGCTCTATTCTCTGCTCATGCTACCCGCGTAGAGCTCTGCTTGTTTGATGAGATTGGTCGTGTAGAAGTGGCACGAATCGAAATGCCTGTTTGTACAGATCAAGTTTGGCATGTTTTTGTTGAAGGTGTTGGTTCGGGCACCCTGTACGGATATCGTGTGTATGGTGCGTATGATCCAAATCGAGGTCATCGATTTAACCCCGCAAAATTATTACTCGATCCGTATGCTCGATATATAGATGGTGAATTTCGCTGGTCATCGGGTGTATATGGGTATGATACCGAAAGCCCCGCGCAGGATTTGGAAATCGACACTCGAGATAACGTCGCAGAGGTTCCAAAGTGTGTTGTTGTTTCCGATGCAGACATGACCTTAGACGATTTACCCGAGCCGAACACCAATAGGCCTGAAATTCCGCCGAATAAAACCGTTATTTATGAAACCCATGTAAAAGGCTTTACACAATTAAATTTGGATGTTCCTGCGGGGGATCGCGGTAGTTTTGCTGGTTTCTGTCACCCTGATGTACTGAAATACATTCGTGACTTAGGGGTGACAACAATCGAATTGTTACCTATACATGGTTTTATCGATGAGTCATTTATACAGAATCATGGCTTATCGAATTACTGGGGTTACAACACGCTCCATTTTTTTTCCCCTCATACCGGGTATACGGTGAGCGGTCATCCTAGAGAATTTAAGCGCATGGTCAGCGCCATTCATGAAGCCGGCCTAGAGGTTGTACTTGATGTGGTCTATAACCATACGGCAGAAGGTAATCACTTAGGGCCAACACTCAGTTTTCGGGGTATCGACAATGTGTCCTATTATTGCCTGCAAAACCAAGATCAACGCCTTTATGTAAACGATACCGGTTGTGGTAATACGCTGAATGTTCGCCATCCTCGGGTATTGCAAATGGTGATGGATAGTTTACGTTATTGGGCCGATAACATGGGAGTAGATGGTTTCAGGTTTGACCTCGCCACAGTTCTTGGTCGAGAGTCATATGGCTTTGACCCAGGGGGTGGGTTTTTCGATGCGGTACGGCAAGATCCTGTGTTGGCAAAAGTAAAACTTATTGCAGAGCCTTGGGATATAGGTCCGGGGGGTTATCAGTTAGGTAATTACCCTAGCGGTTGGAGTGAGTGGAACGATCGTTATCGCGACACCTGCCGACGCTTTTGGAAAGGTGACCCAGGGGTGCTACCAGAGTTTGCTCGACGCATCCATGGTTCAAGCGATTTGTTTGAGCATTCGGGGCGCGCACCATCCTCTAGTATTAATTTTATGACCAGCCACGATGGGTTTACGTTGCACGATCTAGTTACTTACAACGATAAACACAACGAAGCAAATAAGGAGCACAATCGCGACGGACATCATGCGAACTTTAGTGCAAATTACGGCGTAGAAGGTGAGACAGACGATATAAATGTAAATGCGACACGCCAGCGGCAGCAAAGAAATATATTCGCTACCCTGATTTTTTCACAGGGAACGCCCATGCTATTGGCGGGTGATGAACTAAGCCGAACACAGGGTGGCAACAATAACGCTTATTGCCAGGATAATGAAATTAATTGGCTTGAATGGCGCGACAAGGAAAAAAATGGGGATCTGCATTCCTTTGTTCGAAATGTTTTGGCGTTGAGGAAGCGGTTGCCCCTGCTTACTTCTACCCATTATATTCATCGGCCGGACGAACCTGAGAGCGAGATTAAAAGTGTTGTACGGTGGGTTAGTGCGGCCGGTGAAGATATGCGAGAAACACATTGGACCGAGCAGAATGTCCATACCTTAGGCTGGGTGCTTGAGCAGTACCCCGTCATTTGTCCCATCCCAGAGGAAGGGCAGTCGGTGAAAAGATTGACAGGATTAAAGTCGCGCATACTTTTATTATTTAATGCAGGGAAAACCGACGTGGAGTTTTGCTTGCCGGTTGGTACGCCCGATCTCGACGGTGTTGAAGCCCTTTATTGGCACGAAGAACTCGACACCTTTGAGCCTGACGGTATCCCAAAAATTAATCGTCAGGCGAAAGGTGCTACGGTGCATTTGCGCGCACAGTCTATGCAAGTGCTCGTAGCAAAATTTGATAATTAG
- the glgB gene encoding 1,4-alpha-glucan branching protein GlgB gives MDTLATEVIQSIVDSNCEDIFAYLGCHEIDDGQWAFRVYLPEAEDAEIFDYDSKKLLLKLTKVHGGGFFSGVLKAERVPKYLINGCFQGQWLLQEDPYRFASTLGEQDLYLFGEGTHENAYNFMGAQLKTIDGVGGCSFAVWAPNAKRVSVVGDFNFWDGRKHGMRKHVPSGIWEIFIPGVDEGAHYKFELKASDGSLLPHKADPYGFYAQNPPEQASKVYNNRRYQWKDDTWNQRKYQYTKCDKPISIYEVHLGSWRRVPEENNRYLSYRELAEQLIPYVKELGFTHLQLMPVSEYPFDGSWGYQPIGLFAPTSRYGTPDDFKYFVDQCHQAEIAVLIDWVPGHFPTDQHGLGQFDGTPLYEHADSRQGFHPDWNTFIYNYGRKEVSNYLMANALFWLDVFHIDGLRVDAVASMLYLDYSRNDGEWVPNCYGGRENLEAIDFLRHVNVRVYKNFPDAMMVAEESTAWPGVSKPVEFGGLGFGFKWNMGWMNDSLDYISKQPVHRQFHHHDMTFSLYYAFSENFILPLSHDEVVHGKGSILTRMPGDTWQKFANMRAYYTFMWAHPGKKLLFMGCEFGQGPEWDHDNSLCWHQLALTEHQGLQRLVRDLNHLYKSTPALYEADGEEQGFEWVEADDRHNSVFAFYRKAKSASSKVLVICNFTPVVRENYRVGVSEQGVYSEVLNTDKSDYGGENVINPEPKCSEPVPWHYRDQSIQVTLPPLGAVILMCE, from the coding sequence ATGGACACCCTAGCAACTGAAGTTATCCAGTCTATCGTTGACTCCAATTGCGAGGATATATTTGCTTACTTGGGCTGCCATGAAATAGACGATGGTCAGTGGGCGTTTCGAGTGTATCTACCAGAAGCAGAAGATGCCGAAATTTTTGATTATGATTCAAAAAAGCTGTTGCTTAAGCTCACAAAAGTACACGGTGGCGGGTTCTTTTCTGGGGTACTCAAGGCTGAGCGTGTGCCGAAGTATTTGATTAACGGTTGCTTTCAGGGGCAGTGGCTACTGCAAGAAGACCCCTATCGTTTCGCTTCAACGCTAGGTGAGCAAGATTTATATCTATTTGGTGAAGGTACGCACGAGAATGCCTATAACTTTATGGGCGCACAATTAAAAACTATCGATGGCGTAGGCGGGTGTAGCTTTGCGGTTTGGGCGCCGAATGCGAAACGTGTATCGGTTGTTGGAGACTTTAATTTTTGGGATGGTCGAAAGCATGGAATGCGTAAACACGTACCCAGCGGTATATGGGAAATTTTTATTCCCGGTGTTGATGAAGGCGCACACTATAAATTTGAGCTGAAAGCTTCTGACGGTAGTTTGTTGCCGCACAAAGCGGACCCCTACGGTTTTTACGCCCAGAATCCACCGGAGCAGGCCTCCAAGGTTTACAACAACCGGCGTTACCAGTGGAAGGACGATACCTGGAACCAGCGCAAGTACCAGTACACGAAGTGCGATAAACCTATATCAATATATGAAGTTCATCTCGGTTCCTGGCGGCGTGTTCCTGAGGAAAATAATCGATATCTCAGTTACCGGGAGTTAGCGGAGCAGCTTATCCCGTATGTAAAAGAGCTGGGTTTTACGCATCTGCAGCTAATGCCGGTAAGCGAATACCCGTTCGATGGTTCCTGGGGGTATCAACCGATAGGTCTTTTTGCGCCCACTAGTCGTTATGGTACGCCCGATGACTTCAAATATTTTGTTGACCAATGTCACCAGGCTGAAATTGCCGTATTAATTGACTGGGTGCCGGGCCATTTCCCAACGGATCAACATGGGCTAGGCCAGTTTGATGGTACTCCCCTGTACGAGCATGCGGATTCTAGGCAAGGATTTCACCCAGACTGGAATACCTTTATATACAATTACGGCCGGAAAGAAGTTAGCAATTACCTCATGGCAAATGCCCTTTTTTGGCTGGATGTGTTTCATATCGATGGCTTACGAGTAGATGCGGTGGCTTCGATGCTGTACCTAGACTACAGTCGAAATGACGGCGAATGGGTACCCAATTGTTACGGCGGTCGTGAAAATTTAGAAGCCATTGATTTTCTCCGGCATGTAAACGTGCGGGTCTATAAGAATTTTCCCGATGCGATGATGGTAGCTGAAGAATCCACTGCTTGGCCTGGCGTATCTAAACCGGTTGAATTTGGAGGACTCGGTTTTGGCTTCAAGTGGAATATGGGCTGGATGAACGATAGCCTGGATTACATCTCAAAGCAGCCGGTGCATCGTCAGTTTCATCATCATGATATGACGTTCAGCCTTTACTACGCGTTTAGTGAAAATTTTATTTTGCCATTGAGTCACGATGAAGTGGTACACGGTAAAGGTTCAATTTTAACGAGAATGCCTGGTGATACCTGGCAAAAATTTGCCAATATGCGCGCGTACTATACCTTTATGTGGGCGCATCCAGGTAAAAAGCTATTATTTATGGGGTGTGAATTTGGCCAGGGCCCGGAATGGGATCATGACAATAGTTTGTGCTGGCACCAGCTAGCACTCACAGAGCATCAGGGGTTACAGAGACTCGTTCGCGATTTAAATCACTTGTACAAATCAACGCCTGCACTTTACGAAGCGGATGGTGAAGAGCAAGGTTTTGAGTGGGTGGAAGCCGATGATCGGCACAACTCCGTGTTTGCCTTTTACCGCAAAGCAAAAAGTGCTTCTAGCAAAGTACTCGTTATTTGTAATTTCACACCGGTGGTGCGTGAAAACTACCGCGTTGGCGTTAGTGAACAGGGGGTTTACAGTGAAGTTTTAAATACTGATAAATCTGATTACGGTGGCGAAAACGTGATAAACCCCGAACCTAAGTGTTCGGAGCCTGTGCCTTGGCATTATCGGGATCAATCAATTCAAGTAACTTTGCCGCCTTTAGGGGCTGTTATATTAATGTGCGAATAA
- a CDS encoding glycogen/starch/alpha-glucan phosphorylase: MDKKLSEFVLSNDHSQVAEDLHRHFNFTLGRFNTDDLSGYMMTALALTVRDRLMERWRVTKAHEDGAKIRKVYYLSLEYLLGRSLGNAILNLNMQDSVRQALSEFSANLEDIEMEEKDAGLGNGGLGRLAACFMDSCATLGLPVIGYGIRYEYGMFQQKFLEGKQIEQPDHWLIAGNPWEIERNRHTRRVKFYGYSEYYTNDAGKLCARWTNTQDVLAVPYDMPIPGYKNDKVNTLRLWKAAATEEFNLQEFNEGDYADAVAQKNLAEQITMVLYPNDASENGKELRLRQQYFLASASLQDVLDDWVLEQGDGFSQFAEYNCFQLNDTHPTLAVAELMRLLMDERGLGWDEAWSITTKTMAYTNHTLLPEALERWSVRLLKELLPRLLDIIYEINARFLAVVAHRWPGDVSRQQRMSIIEEGTDPQVRMAYLAIVGSYSVNGVAELHSKLLTTGLFRDFYELWPEKFNNKTNGVTPRRWLAHCNRGLGDLVTEAIGPGWKTNLQELEKLRPLAEDSTFRQRWADVKRMNKERLRERVIQKCNVKFELDSIFDVQVKRIHEYKRQLLNILHVIHLYDRITRGDTEGIVPRSVLLGGKAAPGYTIAKLLIKFANNVSTVINSDKTVNPWLKLAFLPNYRVKSMEIICPGTDLSEQISTAGKEASGTGNMKFMMNGALTIGTYDGANIEILDAVGDDHFFLFGLRVEDIAEYGLHNQPNMIIEQDEDLKRVLRLIECGHFSLFEPGIFEPILQTIRNPHDPWMVAADFRSYIDAQERAAQAYSDEDSWFRSSILNTAASGYFSSDRTIADYAREIWKL, from the coding sequence ATGGATAAAAAATTGTCAGAGTTTGTGCTCAGCAATGATCACAGCCAGGTAGCAGAAGACTTACATCGCCATTTTAATTTTACCCTTGGTCGGTTTAATACAGACGACCTCAGTGGCTACATGATGACCGCGCTCGCACTTACCGTTCGTGACCGGTTGATGGAACGCTGGCGCGTAACCAAAGCACACGAAGATGGTGCGAAAATCCGAAAAGTCTATTACCTTTCTTTGGAGTATTTATTAGGTCGAAGCCTTGGAAATGCAATTTTAAATCTCAATATGCAAGACTCTGTTCGTCAGGCTCTGTCTGAATTCAGTGCAAACTTAGAAGATATTGAGATGGAAGAAAAAGATGCCGGATTAGGGAATGGCGGTTTGGGGCGGTTAGCCGCCTGCTTTATGGATAGCTGTGCAACGCTGGGTTTACCGGTAATTGGCTATGGTATTCGCTATGAATATGGCATGTTTCAGCAAAAATTTCTGGAAGGAAAGCAAATTGAGCAGCCCGATCACTGGCTAATTGCGGGTAACCCATGGGAAATTGAGCGAAATAGGCATACGCGGCGTGTAAAGTTTTACGGTTATTCAGAATACTATACTAATGACGCTGGAAAACTTTGTGCTCGCTGGACCAATACCCAAGATGTGTTGGCTGTGCCCTACGATATGCCCATTCCTGGATACAAAAACGACAAGGTCAATACGCTTCGATTGTGGAAAGCGGCTGCGACTGAAGAATTCAATTTGCAGGAATTCAACGAAGGTGATTATGCCGATGCTGTGGCCCAAAAAAATCTGGCTGAGCAAATCACCATGGTGCTTTATCCTAATGATGCTAGCGAAAACGGAAAGGAATTACGGCTGCGGCAGCAGTATTTTTTGGCGTCCGCTAGCCTTCAGGATGTCTTAGACGATTGGGTATTGGAACAAGGGGATGGCTTTTCCCAGTTTGCCGAGTACAACTGCTTTCAATTGAATGATACTCACCCCACATTGGCTGTTGCCGAGCTTATGCGCCTGCTAATGGATGAAAGAGGCTTGGGTTGGGATGAGGCCTGGTCTATCACAACCAAAACCATGGCGTATACCAACCACACACTGTTACCTGAAGCACTGGAAAGGTGGTCGGTACGTTTACTAAAAGAGTTGTTGCCTCGCCTTTTGGATATTATTTACGAGATTAATGCACGCTTTCTCGCGGTAGTGGCCCATCGTTGGCCCGGAGATGTATCGCGTCAACAGCGTATGTCAATAATTGAAGAAGGTACCGACCCTCAGGTGCGTATGGCGTATCTTGCCATTGTGGGAAGCTACTCAGTTAATGGTGTAGCAGAATTACATTCCAAGTTGCTTACTACGGGTTTGTTTCGAGATTTTTACGAGCTGTGGCCAGAAAAGTTTAATAATAAAACTAACGGCGTGACGCCTAGGCGCTGGCTGGCCCATTGTAATCGTGGTCTGGGTGATTTGGTTACCGAAGCTATTGGCCCTGGATGGAAAACAAACTTACAAGAGCTTGAGAAGCTTCGGCCATTGGCTGAAGATTCGACCTTCCGGCAGAGATGGGCCGACGTTAAGCGCATGAATAAAGAGCGATTGCGTGAGCGAGTTATACAGAAGTGTAATGTGAAATTTGAGCTGGATAGCATTTTTGATGTTCAGGTTAAGCGTATTCACGAGTACAAACGACAGCTGCTGAATATCCTACATGTTATACATTTGTACGACCGCATTACCCGCGGTGATACAGAGGGTATCGTTCCTAGAAGTGTTTTGTTGGGAGGAAAGGCTGCGCCGGGTTATACCATTGCTAAATTACTTATTAAATTTGCGAACAATGTTTCAACGGTCATAAATTCGGACAAAACTGTAAATCCTTGGCTGAAGCTGGCATTTCTACCGAACTATCGTGTTAAGTCGATGGAAATAATTTGCCCTGGTACAGATTTGTCAGAGCAAATTTCAACGGCAGGTAAGGAAGCATCGGGCACCGGAAATATGAAGTTCATGATGAATGGTGCTTTGACTATTGGTACCTACGACGGCGCCAATATAGAAATTTTGGATGCTGTGGGCGATGACCACTTTTTTCTTTTCGGCTTGCGAGTGGAAGATATTGCAGAGTATGGTCTGCATAATCAGCCCAACATGATTATTGAACAAGATGAAGATTTAAAGCGTGTATTGCGATTGATTGAATGTGGTCATTTTAGTTTATTTGAACCGGGCATTTTTGAACCTATCTTACAGACGATTCGAAATCCCCATGACCCGTGGATGGTTGCTGCGGATTTTCGTAGTTATATCGATGCACAGGAACGTGCCGCGCAAGCATACAGCGATGAAGACAGCTGGTTCCGTTCAAGTATATTGAATACGGCCGCCAGTGGCTATTTTTCCAGTGACAGAACAATAGCGGATTACGCTCGAGAAATTTGGAAGCTTTAA